The genomic window CCAATTAAgtcagaaaactacagcacaaacaGGCCCTTAGACCCATCCAGTGCATGCCAAACAATCTGATTTTGCCCAGTCTCATCAGCACCCAAACCATAGCCCAACATACTCCCATTTGTGTACCTATCAAAGctccttttaaatgttgaaatcgaagtTGCATCCGTTACATGTGCTGAGTtgtattccccttaaatatttcacctttcacccttaacccatgttgtCTCACCTGTGGAATctgtggaaaatgcctgcttgcatttaccctatctacacccctcaattttgtatactgcTGTCAAAtctgtgttctacattccaaggattaAGTTCAAACACagatcctccagtcccagcaacatcctgtaAATACTCTGTactcttatttacatctttcctgtagttcggtgaccaaaactgcaccaaATGCCAAgttaagcctcaccaacatcttgtacaacgtCAATTAcgtcacatttatttatttttagtaaTTTCATCAAAATAGTAAACTGATGGCCCATTCAAAAGCTCGTAGCCCCCAGTTTCTTGTTCTTTTACTTCTAGCCCCTACAAAATCCAATATGGAAATGGCCCACATTGAGAACCACTGATGTAGCGGAGCAGGATGCAATAAGTTGAACTGACCAATAAGCTGTTAGCTGGCTTTGATAAGAGTCACAAAGCAGTCATTGTAAATTTCACCTTGAGTGTCCATACCACCAAATATCAAGCACAGATGCACAATGTTGTCTGTCTGAACTGTTGACCAATTCACAGGGGTAGGGTGTGTGTCATTATCACTTGGTCTCACACTTTCCTTGTTCTCTTCAGCTTGTTTATCATCTGGTCTAGGAGTAGGTGTTTCAGTTTTCCTCATTTTCCAGGGTATAACACACATGGCATGATCCAACCTTTTTGCAGGCAGAGGTAACTCAAACTCTAACAAGGTCCAGCATTGTGTTTCTgaggaaagagaaattgatatggATTCAGGCAACACACTGGTTCAGTTGCACTTTTTCTTTCAACTGTCTTGAAGGTTTCCTAATTAATAAATTTATACTGAATGAACTTTATACTAATTAGATTTGAAGCAATGGTGATGATTAGGAAGTTGCCCACTGCAAAAAGGAAAACGTTGGCTTGTTTCTATACAAGTAGTGCCCACTCATTTAACTAAGCATCCCTTTTTAAATATACTTAGTAACCAAAAATAAGCGGTTACACGAGTATGCTTCTAAATATCTCTACTGCTAACTCCTGATCTTACGACACAACTGGGATATCCAATTCACCTTGCTGGTTAATACCATGAACATAAAAGGCCCATTTTTTAAACAGTATGCAGATGAATGGAGAAAACAGACAACTGTTAAAACCACACAAGTAGAGATTCTCTACCAAAAAGTTATATTATCCAAGAAGTTGTGTCCTTACAATTTTACTGAATAAAGCAGTTTATTATAACCAATCAAAGCAAAGTTATTGCATCTTGCCTTTTATGGGATTGTTTTCAAATGGACATCTCAAtgattgaagggtctcagccggaaacgtaaactgtctactcccaaccatttatgctgcctgacttgctgagtttctccagtcttttgtgtgtgttgatcctaATAACAGGATCCAGTAATGCGGAGGGCTAGTACTTACCGATATGATACTTGTACAtggtatccagtgctcctgtgGCATCCAAACCACCGAAAATAAAAAGGTATTTTCCATGGGAAACTGCAGAATGAGCTGCACGACCACCTGGGATATCACCCTTCATTTTAACTTTCTTCCATTCCATATTAACTGCAGCTGTTTATCATAAAGATGTTGTCAAAACATCTTTAATATACTTAATGCATTTTAAAGGTAGCattaatttattttcatatttaacTATTAAACAAGCACCATATGGCATTAAATAAGGCTGTACTTTATTTTCCTTCAAACTGATTACAAATTCCTGTTGTGTttattgtaaatatctaaaatcACAGATTTATCACATTTTAAATTACCATGTGCAGGACCTACCTGTGTCAATGGTATACATATCATTAAAGAACTTGTCTCCTGCCAATCCTCCGTGAATGAATAACTTGCTGCCTACACCAACCATCACATGGCCATGCCTTGGGGCTGGCGGTTCTCCTTCTGTTGATTTCTGTGACCAGCTAAGTGTGGCTGAAAATATGCAGGGAACAGGAAAATATACATTAGGTTTTTACTGGGAGGAAGCTATGTTAAGAAGAGTAATTTAATAATGAAAAAAGCAGTGAATACTTAATGGTGTGGATTTCAcctgatattaaaaatatgaaaagTGCAGTTGATTTAGAATTCAAGAGAAAATTGGGATGCAATAGAAGGAGGGTCAGATCTGGACCTATTCGGGGAATGAATTGACATGCAATGGGAAAGGCAGGAAGAGCATTTTGGTGAAATGAGCATTATTCAGTTGAATTTAGCAGTTATAGAAAATGCCAAGGAGAGAATAAAATTCTTATTCGAGCAAATTCAATTCTACATGACTGTAATAAAACTGAACAAGAGTAGAAATCAATTT from Hypanus sabinus isolate sHypSab1 chromosome 18, sHypSab1.hap1, whole genome shotgun sequence includes these protein-coding regions:
- the rabepk gene encoding rab9 effector protein with kelch motifs isoform X2; amino-acid sequence: MGLLPVLEPEEIPQAAIWYALVPSGERPGVRVGHTLTYIPDAPGKGKIVITGGANPNGSFSDAHILELDRHEWNVPDWNGLLPRYEHASFVPVTLPAGLWLFGGADECGNKNCIQVLNFETGEWRNPAVNGTPPTPRTCHSSTAAIGDCLYVFGGGDKGAEPVQDTQLHAFDKATLSWSQKSTEGEPPAPRHGHVMVGVGSKLFIHGGLAGDKFFNDMYTIDTAAVNMEWKKVKMKGDIPGGRAAHSAVSHGKYLFIFGGLDATGALDTMYKYHIETQCWTLLEFELPLPAKRLDHAMCVIPWKMRKTETPTPRPDDKQAEENKESVRPSDNDTHPTPVNWSTVQTDNIVHLCLIFGGMDTQGEIYNDCFVTLIKAS